Proteins encoded together in one Meles meles chromosome 7, mMelMel3.1 paternal haplotype, whole genome shotgun sequence window:
- the ITGB1 gene encoding integrin beta-1: MNLQLIFWIGLIGSVCCVFGQADENRCLKANAKSCGECIQAGPNCGWCTNSTFLQEGMPTSARCDDLEALKKKGCHPDDIENPRGSKDIKKNKNVTNRSKGTAEKLQPEDITQIQPQQLVLQLRSGEPQTFTLKFKRAEDYPIDLYYLMDLSYSMKDDLENVKSLGTDLMNEMRRITSDFRIGFGSFVEKTVMPYISTTPAKLRNPCTSEQNCTSPFSYKNVLSLTDKGEVFNELVGKQHISGNLDSPEGGFDAIMQVAVCGSLIGWRNVTRLLVFSTDAGFHFAGDGKLGGIVLPNDGQCHLENDMYTMSHYYDYPSIAHLVQKLSENNIQTIFAVTEEFQPVYKELKNLIPKSAVGTLSANSSNVIQLIIDAYNSLSSEVILENSKLPEGVTINYKSYCKNGVNGTGENGRKCSNISIGDEVQFEISITSNKCPNKNSETIKIKPLGFTEEVEVILEFICECECQSEGIPSSPKCHEGNGTFECGACRCNEGRVGRHCECSTDEVNSEDMDAYCRKENSSEICSNNGECVCGQCVCRKRDNTNEIYSGKFCECDNFNCDRSNGLICGGNGVCKCRVCECNPNYTGSACDCSLDTTSCLATNGQICNGRGVCECGACKCTDPKFQGPTCEMCQTCLGVCAEHKECVQCRAFNKGEKKDTCAQECSHFNITKVENRDKLPQPGQVDPLSHCKEKDVDDCWFYFTYSVNGNNEAIVHVVETPECPTGPDIIPIVAGVVAGIVLIGLALLLIWKLLMIIHDRREFAKFEKEKMNAKWDTGENPIYKSAVTTVVNPKYEGK; this comes from the exons ATGAATTTACAACTGATTTTCTGGATTGGGCTGATCGGTTCAGTTTGCTGTGTGTTTGGCCaagcag ATGAAAATAGATGTTTAAAAGCAAATGCCAAATCATGTGGAGAATGTATACAAGCAGGACCAAATTGTGGATGGTGTACAAATTCA ACATTTTTACAAGAAGGAATGCCTACTTCTGCACGGTGTGATGATTtagaagctttaaaaaagaagggtTGCCATCCAGATGACATAGAAAATCCCAGAGGCtccaaagatataaagaaaaataaaaatgtaaccaaCCGTAGCAAAGGAACAGCAGAGAAGCTCCAGCCAGAAGATATTACTCAGATCCAACCTCAGCAGTTGGTTTTGCAATTACGATCAG GGGAGCCACAGACATTTACGTTAAAATTTAAGAGAGCCGAAGACTATCCCATTGATCTCTACTACCTTATGGACCTCTCCTACTCTATGAAAGATGATTTGGAGAATGTTAAAAGTCTTGGAACGGATCTCATGAATGAAATGAGAAGGATTACTTCAGACTTCCGAATTG GATTTGGCTCATTTGTGGAGAAAACTGTGATGCCTTACATTAGCACAACACCAGCCAAGCTGAGGAACCCTTGCACAAGTGAACAGAACTGCACCAGCCCATTTAGCTACAAAAATGTGCTCAGTCTTACTGATAAAGGGGAAGTATTTAATGAACTTGTTGGTAAACAGCACATATCTGGAAATTTGGATTCTCCCGAAGGTGGCTTTGATGCCATCATGCAGGTTGCAGTTTGTGGA TCCTTGATCGGCTGGAGGAATGTTACACGGCTGCTGGTGTTTTCCACGGATGCTGGGTTTCACTTTGCTGGAGATGGCAAACTTGGTGGCATTGTTTTACCAAATGATGGACAGTGTCACCTGGAAAATGATATGTACACAATGAGCCATTATTAT gATTATCCTTCTATTGCTCACCTTGTCCAGAAACTGAGTGAAAATAACATTCAGACAATTTTTGCAGTTACAGAAGAATTTCAGCCTGTTTACAAG GAACTGAAAAATTTGATTCCTAAGTCAGCAGTAGGAACATTATCTGCAAATTCCAGCAACGTAATTCAGTTGATTATTGATGCCTACAAT TCCCTATCCTCAGaagttattttggaaaatagCAAGTTGCCAGAAGGAGTAACAATAAATTACAAATCTTATTGTAAGAATGGGGTGAACGGAACTGgggagaatggaagaaaatgttcCAATATTTCCATTGGAGATGAG gtTCAATTTGAAATTAGCATAACTTCAAATAAATGTCCAAATAAGAATTCTGAAACCATTAAAATTAAGCCTCTAGGCTTTACTGAAGAAGTAGAAGTTATTCTTGAGTTCATCTGTGAATGTGAATGCCAGAGTGAAGGCATCCCTAGCAGTCCAAAGTGTCATGAAGGAAATGGGACGTTCGAGTGTGGAGCTTGCAG GTGCAACGAGGGCCGAGTTGGTAGACATTGCGAATGTAGCACGGATGAAGTGAACAGTGAAGATATGGATGCTTACTGCAGGAAAGAAAACAGTTCAGAAATCTGTAGCAACAATGGAGAGTGTGTCTGTGGACAGTGCGTTTGTAGGAAGAGGGATAATACAAATGAAatttattctggaaaattctgcGAGTGTGATAATTTCAACTGCGATAGATCCAATGGCTTAATTTGTGGAG GAAATGGTGTTTGCAAGTGTCGCGTGTGCGAGTGCAACCCCAACTACACTGGCAGTGCCTGTGACTGTTCTCTGGACACGACTTCGTGCCTGGCCACGAACGGACAGATCTGCAACGGCCGGGGCGTCTGCGAGTGTGGCGCCTGTAAGTGCACTGACCCCAAGTTCCAAGGGCCGACCTGTGAGATGTGTCAGACCTGCCTCGGTGTCTGTGCGGAACATAA AGAATGTGTTCAGTGCAGAGCCTtcaataaaggagaaaagaaagacacaTGTGCACAGGAATGTTCACATTTCAACATCACCAAGGTTGAAAATCGGGACAAATTACCGCAGCCAGGCCAGGTTGATCCCCTGTCCCACTGTAAGGAGAAGGATGTTGATGACTGCTGGTTCTATTTCACATATTCCGTTAATGGGAACAATGAGGCCATCGTTCATGTTGTAGAGACTCCGG agtgTCCCACTGGTCCAGACATCATTCCAATTGTAGCTGGCGTGGTTGCTGGCATTGTTCTTATCGGCCTTGCATTGCTGCTGATTTGGAAGCTTTTAATGATAATTCATGACAGAAGGGAATTTGCGAAATtcgaaaaggagaaaatgaatgcCAAATGGGACACG